The following coding sequences lie in one Candidatus Obscuribacterales bacterium genomic window:
- a CDS encoding ABC transporter ATP-binding protein encodes MTEPIIQFDHISKIYGTGNTEVRALSDVSLTVQSGEYCAIMGPSGSGKSTAMNVIGCLDRPTAGRYCLDGVDVSLLDDRALAHIRNQKLGFVFQQFHLLPQLTALENVMLPMVYAGVPFVERRDRATTALTRVGLDNRLSNKPAQLSGGQQQRVAIARAIVNQPVLLLADEPTGALDSHTTQDVMEIFAELNTSGITVVMVTHEAEVARLTRRVVWFRDGEVVHDHLAPEDIGQMAFTG; translated from the coding sequence ATGACCGAACCCATCATTCAGTTTGACCATATTTCCAAAATCTACGGCACGGGCAACACCGAAGTGCGCGCCCTATCCGATGTATCGCTCACCGTCCAATCCGGTGAATATTGCGCCATTATGGGGCCGTCGGGGTCGGGAAAATCCACGGCCATGAACGTGATTGGCTGTCTCGATCGCCCCACGGCGGGTCGCTACTGTCTGGATGGGGTGGATGTGTCCCTCTTGGACGATCGCGCCCTGGCCCACATTCGCAACCAAAAGCTCGGCTTTGTCTTTCAGCAGTTTCATCTCCTGCCCCAGTTGACAGCGTTGGAAAACGTCATGCTGCCCATGGTCTATGCGGGCGTGCCCTTTGTAGAACGCCGCGATCGCGCCACGACGGCTCTAACGCGGGTGGGTTTGGACAATCGCCTATCCAATAAGCCAGCTCAGCTTTCGGGAGGACAGCAGCAGCGGGTGGCGATCGCCCGCGCCATTGTCAATCAACCGGTATTGTTATTAGCGGATGAACCCACCGGTGCGCTAGATTCCCACACCACCCAAGATGTGATGGAGATTTTCGCCGAACTCAACACCAGCGGCATCACCGTGGTCATGGTGACCCACGAGGCCGAGGTGGCCCGGCTGACGCGGCGGGTGGTGTGGTTCCGGGATGGTGAAGTTGTGCATGACCACCTAGCTCCGGAAGATATTGGCCAAATGGCCTTCACAGGCTAA
- a CDS encoding ABC transporter permease, whose protein sequence is MDVRESLGMAVKTLTANKLRSTLTMLGIIIGNASVIAMVGIGEGAQKFVSDEIEGLGPNVLFVVPGNQETQRATFNLPKTLVLSDAEAIAEQVPSVVGVAPEFNDSGPVVYRNRSTNATIVGTTPGFPLVRNFIVGRGRFFTDLDMQRSTQVAVLGYELADRLFQGAEPVGQQIRVKNVSFQVIGVLEEKGAGLGGLNYDEAVLVPLLTLSRRLVGQTSPFGVELTYIVAAVDQQDNMGAAEFQIANLLRLRHKITGADDFVVRSQKDLLELTGTITGALTALLAAIAGISLLVGGIGIMNIMLVSVRERTQEIGLRKAIGASGNDILVQFMIEAVILSAAGGIIGTGIGVGGAALLGAVTPFQPGISVSAIVISVAVSGSIGLFFGVVPARQAAQLDPIVALRSA, encoded by the coding sequence ATGGACGTGCGTGAAAGCTTGGGAATGGCGGTCAAAACGCTCACAGCTAACAAGCTGCGCAGTACCCTCACCATGCTAGGCATCATCATCGGCAATGCCTCCGTGATTGCCATGGTGGGGATTGGCGAAGGGGCGCAAAAGTTTGTGTCGGATGAAATTGAGGGTCTGGGCCCCAACGTGCTGTTTGTGGTGCCAGGCAATCAAGAAACTCAGCGAGCGACGTTTAATCTCCCCAAGACCTTAGTGCTGTCCGACGCAGAGGCGATCGCTGAGCAGGTACCCTCGGTGGTGGGGGTTGCGCCAGAGTTTAACGACAGCGGCCCGGTGGTCTACCGCAATCGATCGACCAATGCCACCATTGTGGGTACCACGCCGGGCTTTCCCCTTGTGCGCAACTTCATCGTAGGCCGGGGACGCTTTTTCACCGACCTAGATATGCAGCGCAGCACCCAAGTGGCGGTGCTGGGCTATGAGTTAGCCGATCGCCTCTTTCAGGGAGCTGAACCTGTGGGGCAGCAAATTCGCGTGAAAAACGTCAGCTTTCAGGTGATTGGCGTTTTAGAAGAGAAGGGGGCAGGGCTAGGCGGTTTGAACTATGACGAAGCGGTGTTGGTACCCTTGCTGACACTATCCCGGCGATTGGTGGGGCAGACTTCGCCCTTTGGGGTCGAACTCACCTATATTGTGGCGGCGGTGGATCAGCAGGACAACATGGGGGCGGCCGAGTTCCAAATTGCCAACCTGCTGCGCCTGCGCCATAAAATTACCGGCGCGGATGATTTTGTGGTGCGTAGCCAAAAAGACCTGCTGGAGTTGACGGGCACGATCACCGGCGCACTGACCGCTCTGCTAGCGGCGATCGCTGGCATTTCCCTCCTCGTGGGCGGCATCGGCATCATGAACATCATGCTGGTATCGGTGCGGGAACGTACCCAGGAAATTGGTCTACGGAAGGCGATCGGTGCTTCGGGGAACGATATTTTGGTGCAGTTCATGATTGAAGCCGTGATTCTCTCAGCAGCCGGTGGCATCATTGGCACTGGTATTGGGGTGGGTGGAGCAGCGCTCTTGGGTGCCGTGACGCCGTTTCAGCCGGGTATATCTGTGAGTGCCATCGTGATTTCAGTGGCGGTGTCGGGAAGCATTGGCCTTTTCTTTGGGGTGGTTCCTGCGCGGCAGGCTGCCCAGCTCGATCCCATTGTGGCCCTGCGTAGTGCCTAG